A DNA window from Shewanella baltica contains the following coding sequences:
- a CDS encoding DUF481 domain-containing protein — MKKVLTAALLMTAPFMATAGADFVKGDRTFAGEAELGATLTTGNTETSSFKGRLNLKHELGDWENQYLLEGLYKEDTGSVTAKRYLAGAQGNYKMTDSSYLFANASYEVDPFTGYDYTLSGAAGYGHRLYDTSKTFLDVEVGPGYIYQRLDTEQALIEGYDTNDSVVAHGVINFETEITETSKFQQRFVADYGDKLDARSETSLTANIIGALAMKFAIIVRYNSEPLDDKKSTDTETNMTLLYAF; from the coding sequence ATGAAAAAAGTACTGACCGCAGCACTATTAATGACTGCACCTTTTATGGCAACTGCTGGAGCCGATTTTGTAAAAGGCGACAGAACGTTCGCTGGTGAAGCAGAGTTAGGTGCCACCTTAACTACAGGTAACACTGAAACTTCCTCATTTAAGGGACGTTTAAATCTTAAGCATGAGCTAGGCGATTGGGAAAATCAGTACTTACTAGAAGGTTTATACAAAGAAGATACCGGTTCTGTCACCGCGAAACGTTATTTAGCGGGTGCACAGGGTAACTATAAGATGACAGATAGTAGCTACCTGTTTGCGAATGCCAGTTATGAAGTCGACCCGTTTACCGGTTATGACTATACCCTATCTGGCGCAGCGGGTTATGGTCATAGACTGTATGATACCAGCAAGACCTTTTTAGATGTTGAAGTGGGTCCCGGTTATATCTATCAACGTCTGGATACTGAGCAAGCGCTTATCGAAGGTTATGATACCAACGACAGCGTTGTTGCCCACGGCGTGATTAACTTTGAAACTGAAATCACTGAAACCTCTAAATTCCAACAGCGTTTCGTTGCCGATTACGGTGACAAGTTAGATGCCCGTTCTGAAACCTCATTAACGGCAAATATTATCGGCGCATTGGCGATGAAGTTTGCCATTATTGTGCGTTACAACAGCGAGCCGCTGGATGATAAGAAAAGCACAGATACCGAAACCAATATGACCTTGTTATATGCTTTCTAA
- the nhaD gene encoding sodium:proton antiporter NhaD encodes MKLQRLFKGSGMALWSLFCVAILSGFSPAAWAMTEGADRLNLTAASVGYVAVCVFVLAYVLVMAEETLHLRKSKPVLVAAGIIWGMIGFVYMQNGMSEVSEAAFKQNLLEYAELLLFLLVAMTYINAMEERNLFDAIRGWLVGRGFSLRTVFWLTGFMAFFISPVADNLTTALLMCAVVMKVGAGQRKFITLACINIVVAANAGGAFSPFGDITTLMVWQKGLVHFGDFFNLFIPALVNFALPAAIMSVFIPHFVPEPEKEHVYTKPGAKRIVGLFLLTIATAVCAHSFLGMPPVLGMMTGLGFLQFFGFYLRKTFNRSVAREREKAELRQDKLRLQQLGSVVPFDVFSRISRAEWDTLLFFYGVVLCVGGLGFMGYLSLVSEAMYSHWDVTYANVAVGLLSSVIDNIPVMFAVLTMNPDMALGQWLLVTLTAGVGGSLLSIGSAAGVALMGQARGIYTFGAHLRWTPVIALGYVASILVHMWLNAAMF; translated from the coding sequence ATGAAATTACAGCGGTTGTTTAAAGGCAGTGGAATGGCGTTGTGGAGTCTATTCTGCGTTGCAATATTGAGCGGATTCTCACCTGCAGCATGGGCTATGACAGAAGGGGCAGATCGGCTTAATTTAACCGCCGCGAGCGTGGGTTATGTCGCTGTCTGTGTGTTTGTGCTGGCTTACGTATTGGTGATGGCCGAGGAGACATTACATTTACGCAAGTCGAAACCTGTGCTCGTTGCGGCAGGGATCATCTGGGGCATGATAGGTTTTGTCTATATGCAAAACGGCATGTCCGAAGTGTCGGAAGCGGCATTCAAGCAAAACTTGCTCGAATACGCCGAGCTACTGCTCTTCTTGCTGGTGGCGATGACCTATATCAATGCCATGGAAGAACGTAATCTGTTCGATGCGATCCGCGGCTGGCTGGTGGGTCGTGGTTTTAGCCTGCGAACTGTGTTTTGGTTAACGGGCTTTATGGCGTTTTTCATATCGCCTGTGGCCGATAACTTAACCACAGCTTTACTGATGTGCGCTGTGGTGATGAAGGTTGGGGCAGGGCAACGCAAGTTTATTACCCTTGCCTGTATCAACATTGTCGTTGCCGCCAACGCGGGTGGCGCGTTTAGCCCCTTTGGTGACATCACGACCTTAATGGTATGGCAAAAGGGCCTAGTGCACTTTGGCGATTTCTTTAATCTGTTCATTCCCGCCCTCGTTAACTTTGCCTTACCCGCCGCCATTATGAGTGTGTTCATCCCGCATTTTGTGCCTGAGCCTGAAAAAGAGCATGTGTACACTAAGCCCGGTGCTAAACGCATTGTAGGGCTGTTTTTACTCACTATTGCTACGGCAGTGTGTGCCCATTCCTTCTTAGGTATGCCGCCTGTACTGGGCATGATGACGGGATTAGGCTTTCTGCAATTCTTTGGTTTTTACCTGCGTAAAACCTTCAATCGTTCCGTTGCTCGCGAACGTGAAAAGGCGGAATTAAGACAAGACAAATTACGCCTGCAGCAACTTGGCAGTGTGGTGCCATTTGATGTGTTCAGCCGCATTTCCCGCGCCGAGTGGGATACTTTGCTGTTCTTTTATGGCGTAGTGTTATGCGTCGGCGGCCTAGGTTTTATGGGATATTTGAGCTTAGTGTCTGAGGCCATGTACTCACATTGGGATGTCACCTATGCCAACGTTGCCGTGGGTTTACTTTCGTCTGTGATTGATAATATTCCTGTGATGTTTGCGGTATTGACCATGAATCCCGATATGGCATTGGGACAGTGGTTACTGGTAACGCTGACCGCTGGGGTAGGTGGAAGTTTGCTCTCGATTGGCAGTGCGGCAGGAGTTGCCCTGATGGGGCAAGCGCGCGGCATTTACACCTTTGGGGCACATCTGCGGTGGACGCCTGTGATAGCTTTAGGTTATGTGGCGAGCATTTTAGTGCACATGTGGTTAAACGCCGCGATGTTCTAA
- a CDS encoding winged helix-turn-helix domain-containing protein encodes MCMQLGDCRFDRERGMLIELSRDESWHLSRAELQVLTLLLEHQGQLVSKHMLKTGDGQGPPLTDASVSRAISTLCSFLGPQHEGLIETVKGQGYLLRPSNGSEYRGVNYLRLHTVPLWSALVLFGVMLAFSVFYLKHTDHSKPTQALMTSILSLASGQQVRLNLYADSSASNTLLFEMGERLSAGLIACGKSDWADVYASLSHDKQVLNMTFRGEKLDQSVLRNISISDFSRPKAFIDSAWLREVDICG; translated from the coding sequence ATGTGTATGCAATTGGGAGACTGCAGGTTTGATCGAGAACGAGGCATGCTGATTGAGTTGTCTCGCGATGAATCTTGGCATCTTTCTCGGGCCGAGTTACAAGTGCTCACGTTATTGCTTGAACACCAAGGTCAGTTAGTTTCAAAGCACATGCTAAAAACGGGGGATGGACAAGGTCCGCCATTAACCGATGCCTCTGTGTCCCGCGCCATATCCACGCTCTGCTCCTTTCTAGGCCCTCAGCACGAGGGCTTGATCGAAACCGTTAAAGGCCAAGGTTATTTATTGCGGCCATCAAACGGCAGCGAATATCGAGGCGTCAATTACCTCAGACTACACACTGTGCCTTTGTGGAGTGCCTTAGTGTTATTTGGGGTGATGTTGGCGTTTTCGGTGTTTTATCTGAAACACACAGATCACAGCAAGCCGACCCAAGCTTTGATGACGTCGATACTGTCGTTAGCCTCGGGTCAGCAAGTGCGCTTGAACTTATATGCCGACTCCAGTGCGAGTAACACCTTACTGTTCGAAATGGGCGAGCGCTTAAGCGCGGGCCTCATTGCCTGTGGCAAGAGCGATTGGGCGGATGTTTATGCGTCTTTATCCCATGACAAACAAGTGCTTAATATGACGTTTCGCGGTGAAAAACTCGACCAGTCAGTGCTCCGCAATATTAGTATCAGCGATTTTTCTCGCCCCAAAGCATTCATCGACTCTGCCTGGCTGCGCGAGGTGGATATCTGTGGCTAA
- a CDS encoding PAS domain-containing protein produces the protein MLKNNPSTYPLAPLLSLTQGIHWSHQRLLAVASQLSMLVIGMIILTNLIITLGERRLQEEWATQRYSELQTIGTLITDKVSFQQFRTQIFANGEQLKQYLSNPTAKQQLKLQEAWIDLVKHIPELLGIALYDPQGNYKFSTPSNFSKDALPPTLLGASRNMGGKEVYTSPLEFVPIEGMLEPYMYQMAWLEKPDQSSMGYLVTYNSMVQMLEAIKPAFSSNKSPMLVLDTQGLLYAGASDLAPLSNMPETLGASLRQSYPALWRDMSMSNFGQFHGEEATFVYLKIELTAQPETRREYFLLSYVRNSDIAARFSQWQNIVIVASLILTVLAAWVVLLSHMYRLQQRSRQYSIDVANGLFNSDIGFMMVNENARVISANTKAAEATLVPLDELTDRSLQRTLCLDDRTYAELMEQVHKTGQWSGEISLESINGPTLRVHIRQAPRASRGSPHLLITLEDISELVSSKEQAFLSELLCDSTVATALTDANGKLIKINPVFDALMQLNGDLNQDLASLLANDLGNQWQRISAQIAMQGQWQGQILCSPKQAHSNCLQATLKGHVAADGEIDYIVCTLEQAAERGRGTEKRSLVPHRSTILLSLVDLERYFNSLPPPSRLSSSLLLMDINPEGLLSHMSDIDQLANRQQEVEVQLLLEIPANYQILHWQLGKLIVMLPDTDATHAHNFALNMMEKLNGNGLGEGISIGIAGYQEGQTLEQYLNNAEVALKRAKQNNDQNIGQAFTRHQS, from the coding sequence ATGCTGAAGAATAACCCAAGCACGTATCCCCTAGCGCCGCTGCTCTCTTTAACTCAAGGGATCCATTGGTCGCATCAACGCTTATTAGCCGTTGCAAGCCAGCTCTCTATGCTGGTGATTGGCATGATCATTTTAACCAATTTAATCATTACCTTGGGTGAGCGACGTCTACAGGAAGAATGGGCGACGCAGAGATACAGTGAACTGCAGACCATAGGCACACTGATCACAGATAAAGTGTCTTTCCAGCAATTTCGCACCCAAATTTTTGCCAATGGTGAGCAGCTAAAGCAGTACTTGAGCAATCCTACCGCCAAGCAGCAACTCAAATTACAGGAAGCCTGGATAGATCTGGTGAAGCATATTCCTGAACTGCTCGGCATTGCGCTGTACGATCCCCAAGGCAATTATAAGTTCTCTACCCCTTCTAATTTCAGTAAAGATGCCTTACCGCCAACCTTGCTTGGCGCGAGTCGTAATATGGGTGGTAAAGAGGTTTACACCTCACCACTGGAGTTTGTTCCGATTGAAGGCATGCTAGAACCCTATATGTATCAAATGGCGTGGCTCGAAAAGCCTGATCAGAGTTCTATGGGTTATCTGGTGACATACAACTCTATGGTGCAAATGCTCGAAGCCATAAAGCCGGCTTTTTCGAGTAACAAATCGCCTATGTTAGTGCTCGACACGCAGGGATTACTCTATGCTGGCGCGAGCGATCTCGCCCCGTTAAGCAATATGCCGGAAACCTTAGGGGCAAGTTTGAGACAAAGTTATCCTGCTCTGTGGCGTGATATGTCCATGAGTAATTTTGGTCAATTCCACGGTGAAGAAGCCACCTTTGTTTACCTTAAGATCGAGCTTACCGCCCAGCCAGAAACCCGCAGAGAATACTTTTTACTCTCCTATGTGCGTAACTCCGACATAGCCGCACGTTTTTCCCAGTGGCAAAACATTGTCATAGTGGCATCGCTAATCTTAACCGTTCTCGCCGCTTGGGTTGTGCTGCTCAGCCACATGTATCGTTTACAACAGCGTTCACGCCAATACAGTATCGATGTCGCCAATGGCTTATTTAACAGTGACATCGGCTTTATGATGGTCAACGAAAACGCCAGAGTGATCAGCGCCAACACCAAGGCGGCAGAAGCGACCTTAGTACCACTCGATGAACTCACAGACCGCAGCCTACAACGCACCTTATGCCTCGATGACAGAACCTATGCCGAGCTGATGGAGCAAGTGCATAAAACGGGTCAATGGTCTGGTGAAATCAGTCTAGAAAGTATCAATGGTCCCACGCTGCGGGTGCATATCCGCCAAGCGCCAAGGGCGAGCCGAGGGTCACCGCATCTATTGATCACCCTTGAAGACATCAGTGAATTAGTCAGCAGTAAAGAACAAGCATTTCTCAGTGAGCTTTTATGCGATAGCACAGTGGCGACAGCGCTAACTGATGCCAATGGTAAATTGATTAAAATCAACCCCGTATTTGATGCACTAATGCAACTCAATGGCGATTTAAATCAAGATTTAGCCTCGCTGCTCGCCAACGATTTAGGTAATCAATGGCAAAGAATTAGCGCTCAAATTGCCATGCAAGGTCAGTGGCAGGGGCAAATTCTGTGCTCACCTAAACAGGCGCACTCCAATTGTTTACAGGCCACCTTGAAGGGCCATGTGGCCGCCGATGGTGAGATTGATTATATCGTCTGTACCTTAGAGCAAGCCGCCGAACGCGGCCGAGGCACAGAGAAACGCAGCCTTGTGCCCCATCGCAGTACGATTCTGCTGAGCTTAGTTGATTTAGAGCGTTACTTTAACTCGCTGCCACCGCCAAGCCGCCTGAGTTCAAGCTTACTGCTAATGGATATCAACCCCGAAGGTTTGCTGAGCCACATGAGTGACATCGACCAACTGGCGAACCGCCAGCAGGAAGTCGAAGTTCAATTACTGCTTGAAATTCCTGCCAATTATCAGATTTTGCATTGGCAACTCGGGAAACTGATTGTGATGTTACCTGACACAGATGCGACCCATGCGCACAACTTTGCCCTCAATATGATGGAAAAGCTCAATGGCAATGGCTTAGGTGAAGGGATCAGTATCGGGATTGCGGGTTATCAAGAAGGCCAAACACTTGAGCAGTATCTGAATAATGCCGAAGTCGCCCTAAAACGGGCGAAACAGAATAACGATCAAAATATCGGTCAGGCCTTTACTCGTCATCAATCGTAG
- a CDS encoding TatD family nuclease-associated radical SAM protein, protein MSEHLHKQNLDNPHVVTTETLANGHITDEVCTNETCATETLVYDIRRSRYLNITGRCTLRCAFCPKHNGSKQIHEYQLALCHQPKPEEIIPLLGDVKDFEEYVFCGYGEPTLNLPTLLTVAKEIKRRGGRVRINTDGLGNLVHRRNILPELADCVDSLSISLNADNEAAYIEHCRPKLAGSYAAVHAFIALAPHYIETVQVSAIEGLTGVDIDICREQVESYGCEFKHRVLGALG, encoded by the coding sequence ATGTCTGAGCATCTGCATAAGCAAAACCTTGATAACCCGCACGTTGTCACCACTGAAACCCTAGCGAACGGTCACATCACAGATGAAGTTTGCACGAATGAAACCTGTGCGACCGAAACGCTAGTCTATGATATTCGCCGCAGTCGTTACCTCAATATCACTGGTCGCTGCACCCTGCGCTGCGCTTTCTGCCCAAAACATAATGGCAGTAAACAAATCCACGAATACCAACTTGCCCTGTGCCATCAACCTAAGCCAGAGGAAATTATCCCTCTGCTTGGCGATGTTAAAGACTTCGAAGAATACGTGTTTTGCGGTTATGGCGAGCCAACCTTAAATCTTCCAACGCTACTCACTGTGGCAAAAGAGATCAAACGCAGGGGCGGACGAGTACGGATTAATACCGATGGTTTAGGCAATCTGGTCCATAGACGCAATATTCTACCAGAACTTGCCGACTGCGTTGATAGCTTATCGATTTCACTCAATGCGGATAATGAAGCTGCCTATATTGAACATTGCCGCCCAAAACTCGCCGGTTCCTACGCCGCCGTGCATGCCTTTATTGCCTTAGCGCCACACTATATTGAAACGGTGCAAGTCTCCGCCATCGAAGGATTAACGGGCGTCGATATCGATATCTGCCGTGAACAAGTGGAGTCCTACGGCTGTGAATTTAAACATAGGGTGCTTGGCGCTTTAGGCTAA
- a CDS encoding efflux RND transporter permease subunit — MDTQKGILAWFARNSVAANLLMWALLVGGLFSTVLINKEVFPSFELNLLNISVAYPGAAPQEIEEGINIKIEEAIQDINGIKKVTSVASEGVGSITVEVEDGYEVQTVLDEAKLRLDAISTFPVNIEKPNIYQIKPENNVIWVSVYGDMTLHDMKELAKSVRDDLTQLPAVTRAKVTGVRDYEIAIEVSEDKLREYGLTFTQVALAVQNSSFDLPGGSIRAQDGDILLRTKGQAYTGDDFANIVVTTRPDGSRVMLPQVATIKDDFEERLEYTRFNGKPAAIIEVTSVDDQNALDIAAQVKQYVEDRRATLPANAQLDTWGDMTHYLKGRLNMMMSNMFYGALLVFIILAMFLDLKLAFWVMMGLPVCFLGTMLIMPLEPFSMTINMLTLFAFILVLGIVVDDAIVIGESAYTEVERHGHSVDNVIRGAQKVAMPATFGVLTTIAAFIPMLMVSGPMGIIWKSIGMVVILCLAFSLVESKFILPAHLAHMKFKKPGAPRGFFGRLKANFNDRVQHFIHHSYRNFLERCIKQRYNVVAAFIGVLILSIALVASGKVRWVFFPDIPSDFIQVQLEMDEGSSEENTLKVVQSIEEALYKMNDKMEKDNGYQVVKHSFINMSSRTSAFIFAELTKGEDREVDGVTIAAAWREQLPELLSVKKLSFNASTNDAGGDISFRLTSSDLDELSAASKELKQKLASYEGVYDIADNFSSGSHEIRLKIRPEAEALGLTLSDLARQVRYGFYGYEAQRILRNKEEIKVMVRYPLEQRRTVGYLENMLIRTPTGTSVPFSTVAQIEKGESYASITRVDGKRAITITANANKNIVEPSKVVQEIQKDYLPQLQAKYPKIQTALDGGSLDEQNAMVGLMQGFFFALFTIYALMAIPLKSYSQPLIIMSVIPFGIIGALFGHLIQGLAMSVLSLCGIVALAGVVVNDSLILVDFVNRAREQGQSVRQAAVDSGCYRFRAIILTSLTTFVGLVPIILERSLQAQIVIPMATSLAFGILFSTVVTLILVPLLYIILDDVSRSSSRFFNWWWQPKKTNDEDVKHPDFEQAVTTDYKKDYL; from the coding sequence ATGGACACTCAAAAAGGGATCTTAGCCTGGTTCGCCCGCAACAGTGTGGCCGCGAACCTGTTAATGTGGGCATTACTCGTCGGCGGTTTGTTCAGCACTGTCTTGATCAATAAAGAGGTTTTTCCTTCTTTCGAACTCAATTTACTGAATATTTCCGTCGCCTATCCAGGCGCGGCGCCACAGGAAATCGAAGAAGGCATCAACATCAAGATTGAAGAAGCCATCCAAGATATCAACGGTATCAAGAAGGTCACGTCAGTGGCGAGTGAAGGGGTAGGCTCGATTACGGTTGAAGTCGAAGACGGTTACGAAGTGCAAACCGTGCTCGATGAAGCCAAACTGCGATTGGATGCGATTTCGACCTTCCCAGTGAACATCGAAAAACCCAATATCTATCAGATTAAACCTGAAAATAACGTCATTTGGGTGTCTGTCTATGGCGATATGACACTGCACGATATGAAGGAGTTGGCTAAGTCGGTGCGTGACGATTTAACCCAACTGCCAGCCGTGACCCGTGCCAAGGTGACTGGGGTGCGCGATTATGAAATCGCCATCGAAGTATCAGAAGATAAACTACGCGAATACGGCCTAACATTTACACAGGTCGCGTTAGCGGTGCAAAACTCTTCTTTTGACTTACCCGGCGGTTCGATTCGCGCCCAAGATGGCGACATCCTGCTGCGCACCAAAGGCCAAGCCTACACGGGTGATGACTTTGCCAATATCGTCGTCACCACTCGCCCCGACGGTAGCCGGGTGATGTTGCCGCAAGTGGCGACTATCAAAGATGACTTTGAAGAACGGTTGGAATACACCCGCTTTAACGGTAAACCAGCCGCGATTATCGAAGTCACCAGTGTTGATGATCAAAATGCCTTAGACATTGCCGCTCAAGTAAAACAATACGTCGAGGATCGCCGCGCGACGCTTCCTGCCAACGCGCAACTCGATACTTGGGGTGATATGACTCACTACCTCAAGGGCCGCTTAAACATGATGATGTCGAACATGTTTTACGGTGCCTTGCTGGTGTTTATCATCCTAGCTATGTTCCTCGATCTTAAGTTGGCGTTTTGGGTCATGATGGGTCTGCCGGTGTGCTTCCTCGGCACTATGCTGATCATGCCGCTCGAACCTTTCTCGATGACGATCAACATGTTGACCCTGTTCGCCTTTATCTTGGTGCTAGGGATAGTGGTGGACGATGCGATTGTCATCGGCGAGAGCGCCTACACAGAAGTCGAACGCCACGGTCATTCGGTTGACAATGTGATCCGCGGCGCGCAAAAAGTGGCAATGCCCGCGACCTTCGGGGTATTAACCACGATTGCGGCCTTTATACCCATGTTAATGGTTTCTGGCCCTATGGGGATTATCTGGAAATCCATCGGCATGGTAGTCATCCTCTGTTTGGCCTTTTCCTTGGTCGAATCTAAGTTCATCCTGCCTGCGCATTTAGCGCACATGAAGTTTAAAAAGCCCGGTGCGCCAAGGGGATTCTTTGGTCGCCTCAAAGCCAACTTTAACGACAGAGTGCAGCACTTTATTCACCACAGTTATCGCAACTTCCTCGAGCGCTGTATCAAGCAAAGATACAACGTGGTCGCGGCCTTTATCGGTGTGTTGATCCTCTCCATTGCCTTAGTCGCCAGTGGCAAAGTGCGTTGGGTATTCTTCCCAGATATTCCATCGGACTTTATTCAAGTTCAGCTTGAGATGGACGAAGGTAGCTCGGAAGAGAACACTTTGAAAGTGGTGCAGAGCATAGAAGAAGCCCTGTACAAGATGAACGACAAAATGGAGAAAGATAACGGCTATCAAGTGGTGAAACACAGCTTTATCAATATGAGCTCCCGCACCTCTGCCTTTATTTTTGCCGAACTGACGAAAGGCGAAGACCGCGAAGTCGATGGTGTGACGATTGCTGCCGCATGGCGTGAACAATTGCCCGAGCTTCTATCGGTCAAAAAACTCAGCTTTAACGCGAGCACCAACGATGCCGGTGGCGATATATCCTTCAGATTGACCTCAAGCGATCTCGATGAACTGTCCGCGGCCTCTAAAGAGTTGAAGCAAAAACTCGCCAGCTATGAAGGCGTATATGATATTGCCGACAACTTCTCCTCGGGCAGCCATGAGATTCGCCTAAAGATACGTCCAGAGGCGGAAGCCCTTGGCTTGACCCTTTCCGATTTAGCTCGCCAAGTGCGTTATGGTTTCTATGGTTATGAAGCCCAACGTATTTTACGTAATAAAGAAGAAATCAAGGTGATGGTGCGCTACCCATTAGAGCAACGCCGCACTGTGGGTTATCTGGAAAACATGCTGATCCGCACGCCAACGGGCACCTCGGTTCCCTTCTCGACTGTGGCACAAATTGAGAAAGGCGAATCCTACGCCTCAATTACCCGTGTTGACGGTAAGCGAGCGATCACGATTACGGCAAATGCCAACAAAAACATAGTCGAACCTTCAAAAGTGGTACAGGAAATCCAAAAAGATTACCTGCCACAATTACAGGCCAAGTATCCTAAAATCCAAACCGCGCTGGATGGCGGCAGTTTAGATGAACAGAATGCTATGGTCGGTTTGATGCAAGGCTTCTTCTTTGCGCTGTTTACCATTTATGCCCTGATGGCAATCCCACTAAAATCCTACAGCCAGCCGTTGATCATCATGTCGGTGATCCCCTTCGGGATTATCGGCGCCCTGTTCGGCCACTTGATTCAGGGACTCGCGATGAGCGTATTAAGTCTCTGCGGCATAGTGGCACTCGCGGGTGTGGTGGTAAACGACTCTTTGATTTTGGTCGACTTTGTTAACCGTGCGCGGGAACAAGGCCAATCGGTTAGACAGGCGGCAGTGGATTCGGGCTGTTATCGCTTTAGGGCGATTATCTTAACGTCACTCACTACCTTTGTCGGCTTAGTGCCTATTATTCTCGAGCGCAGTTTGCAGGCGCAAATTGTGATCCCTATGGCGACGTCCCTCGCCTTCGGTATCCTGTTCTCGACCGTAGTGACGCTGATCTTAGTGCCGCTGCTGTACATTATACTCGACGATGTTAGCCGCTCTAGCAGCCGCTTCTTCAACTGGTGGTGGCAGCCTAAAAAAACCAATGATGAGGACGTTAAGCATCCGGATTTTGAGCAAGCTGTCACGACTGACTATAAGAAAGACTATTTATAG
- a CDS encoding efflux RND transporter periplasmic adaptor subunit, translating to MMKTLLRRTSPLLILLLFGLGAKILMQTKEAPEQKPEEMPIPIVDVTQVTQQTVSLNLPSYGVVNPKYKTQLVTEVQGRMLTISPNFVAGGIVKKGEQLAQIEPSDYEADLMQAEATLAQATAALNEEIARGEVAKIEFKGYDKGLPPELGLRIPQLKKEQANVKYAQAALARAQRNLERTVIRAPFDGIIKARNVDLGQYVSLGTNLGELYDTSVAEIRLPISNDDLAYLESVDNPDTQVTLSASLAGKENTWDGNIIRSEGVIDAENRMVYLVAEIKDPYLRANKVAGSLPLKYGSFVNAVIKGRTVDGIVKLPRHVVRNDHVALVNDKNIVEMRHVNIVRSDLDNVYIKDSLKTGERVATTHFNSMANGQLVKVLGEAALPTETPKEDTPESSLAATGVK from the coding sequence ATGATGAAGACTCTACTGAGGAGAACATCTCCTTTATTAATTTTGCTGCTATTTGGCTTAGGCGCAAAAATATTAATGCAAACCAAGGAAGCGCCAGAACAAAAACCTGAAGAGATGCCCATTCCTATCGTTGATGTGACGCAAGTGACTCAGCAAACGGTATCGCTAAACTTACCTTCCTACGGTGTGGTTAACCCAAAATATAAAACCCAGCTTGTGACCGAAGTTCAAGGCAGAATGCTGACCATTTCCCCTAATTTTGTTGCGGGCGGCATAGTCAAGAAAGGCGAACAACTCGCGCAAATCGAGCCCTCAGATTACGAGGCTGATTTAATGCAAGCCGAAGCGACACTGGCCCAAGCCACCGCTGCACTGAACGAAGAAATTGCCCGCGGTGAAGTCGCTAAAATCGAATTCAAAGGCTACGACAAAGGTTTACCCCCAGAGTTAGGTCTGCGTATTCCACAGCTTAAAAAAGAGCAAGCCAACGTTAAATATGCGCAGGCAGCACTGGCACGTGCCCAACGTAACCTTGAGCGCACGGTTATCCGCGCGCCGTTCGATGGCATAATCAAAGCGCGCAATGTCGATTTAGGTCAGTATGTTAGCTTAGGTACAAATCTAGGAGAACTCTACGACACTAGTGTTGCTGAAATCCGCTTACCGATTTCCAATGACGATCTAGCCTATCTAGAGTCGGTCGATAATCCCGATACCCAAGTGACGCTGAGCGCCTCTTTGGCGGGTAAAGAAAATACTTGGGATGGCAATATTATCCGCAGCGAAGGCGTGATCGATGCTGAAAATCGCATGGTCTATTTAGTCGCTGAAATCAAAGACCCTTACCTGCGCGCCAATAAAGTTGCTGGCAGCTTACCGCTTAAATATGGCAGCTTCGTCAATGCAGTCATCAAAGGTCGCACCGTCGATGGCATAGTAAAACTACCCCGCCATGTGGTTCGTAACGATCACGTCGCCTTAGTTAACGACAAAAATATTGTTGAAATGCGCCATGTGAATATCGTTCGTAGCGATCTCGACAATGTGTATATCAAGGACAGTCTAAAAACGGGCGAGCGCGTCGCCACCACTCACTTCAACAGCATGGCAAACGGTCAACTGGTTAAAGTCTTAGGTGAAGCGGCATTGCCGACTGAAACGCCAAAAGAAGACACGCCTGAGTCGAGTCTTGCGGCCACTGGAGTGAAATAA